The Zingiber officinale cultivar Zhangliang chromosome 9A, Zo_v1.1, whole genome shotgun sequence genome window below encodes:
- the LOC122020264 gene encoding uncharacterized protein LOC122020264 isoform X9: MTMGWCSNCEECPIYRDPDYRYVCCTLCGRILDQKIYYSRLTFAKDSSGQNRRETGNIIKILKYEFSASYLRTLKKGRDAITYIVNAMHINGDTIIDNAHAFYEMVLDEKFTKGRKISHVAAACLYLSCRQLKLSYLLFDFSEDLQINIYVLGAMFFQLCKTLKLLEHPIVQKIVDPSLFIHRFTKPLYISVHSHGLNYSKSDINKGSCDVNMTPYVGYVEGKVSKEPGSTDFAGHESIDPLTFSEQHGFADSEDDESYHFSFSDIDDDEERKQRLVDEAKDMTHAQIPLDATCQILKRKTFSSKINYEALETLFANEQDTAKKQKVESDVGDPHETLNKDDHVDDLDNKDGDEPRASENDNYDGCYADDKGDRDEDFDCEDEDEDYDYGDEDYDYGYEDDF, translated from the exons ATGACAATGGGTTGGTGTAGTAATTGCGAGGAATGCCCCATCTATAGGGATCCTGACTACAGATATGT GTGCTGTACCTTATGTGGAAGGATTCTTGATCAAAAGATTTACTACAGCCGTCTCACTTTTGCAAAGGATAGCAGTGGCCAG aATCGTCGAGAGACTGGTAATATCATAAAGATCTTGAAATATGAATTCTCTGCATCATATTTAAGAACTCTAAAGAAAG GAAGAGATGCGATTACCTATATTGTAAATGCCATGCACATTAATGGAGACACTATAATCGACAATGCTCATGCTTTCTATGAG ATGGTTCTTGATGAAAAATTCACCAAGGGGCGCAAGATATCTCATGTTGCAGCAGCTTGTCTCTATCTTTCTTGCAG ACAATTGAAACTGAGCTATCTTCTCTTTGATTTCTCTGAAGACTTGCAGATAAATAT ATATGTACTTGGAGCTATGTTTTTTCAACTTTGTAAAACTTTGAAACTCTTGGAGCACCCAATTGTCCAGAAAATAGTAGATCCAAGTCTTTTTATCCATCGATTCACAAAGC CATTATACATATCTGTACATTCTCATGGACTTAATTACTCCAAATCAGATATT AATAAGGGAAGCTGTGATGTTAATATGACTCCATATGTTGGCTATGTTGAAGGAAAAGTATCAAAGGAACCTGGAAGTACTG attttgcAGGGCATGAGTCGATTGACCCATTAACTTTTAGTGAACAACATGGTTTtgcagactcagaagatgatgagagttatcatttttctttttctgacATTGATGATGATGAG GAAAGGAAACAAAGACTTGTTGATGAAGCTAAAGATATGACTCATGCACAGATTCCTCTTGATGCAACATGTCAGATACTTAAGAGAAAG ACTTTCAGCTCAAAAATCAATTACGAAGCTCTGGAAACTCTGTTCGCT AATGAACAAGACACTGCAAAGAAACAAAAAGTTGAATCAGATGTTGGTGATCCTCATGAAACTCTCAACAAGGATGATCATGTAGATGATCTAGATAACAAGGATGGTGATGAGCCTCGAGCATCTGAGAATGATAATTATGATGGTTGTTATGCTGATGACAAGGGAGATAGAGATGAAGACTTCGATTGtgaagacgaagacgaagacTATGACTATGGAGATGAAGACTATGACTATGGTTACGAGGATGATTTTTGA
- the LOC122020264 gene encoding transcription factor IIIB 90 kDa subunit-like isoform X3 — protein sequence MTMGWCSNCEECPIYRDPDYRYVCCTLCGRILDQKIYYSRLTFAKDSSGQNRRETGNIIKILKYEFSASYLRTLKKGRDAITYIVNAMHINGDTIIDNAHAFYEMVLDEKFTKGRKISHVAAACLYLSCRQLKLSYLLFDFSEDLQINIYVLGAMFFQLCKTLKLLEHPIVQKIVDPSLFIHRFTKRLLGKNNDTVSEMALRLVAMIGRNWIQTVRKPNGFCGAALYISVHSHGLNYSKSDIVSAVRICEATLNRWLIEFENTGICRLINKGSCDVNMTPYVGYVEGKVSKEPGSTDFAGHESIDPLTFSEQHGFADSEDDESYHFSFSDIDDDEERKQRLVDEAKDMTHAQIPLDATCQILKRKNEQDTAKKQKVESDVGDPHETLNKDDHVDDLDNKDGDEPRASENDNYDGCYADDKGDRDEDFDCEDEDEDYDYGDEDYDYGYEDDF from the exons ATGACAATGGGTTGGTGTAGTAATTGCGAGGAATGCCCCATCTATAGGGATCCTGACTACAGATATGT GTGCTGTACCTTATGTGGAAGGATTCTTGATCAAAAGATTTACTACAGCCGTCTCACTTTTGCAAAGGATAGCAGTGGCCAG aATCGTCGAGAGACTGGTAATATCATAAAGATCTTGAAATATGAATTCTCTGCATCATATTTAAGAACTCTAAAGAAAG GAAGAGATGCGATTACCTATATTGTAAATGCCATGCACATTAATGGAGACACTATAATCGACAATGCTCATGCTTTCTATGAG ATGGTTCTTGATGAAAAATTCACCAAGGGGCGCAAGATATCTCATGTTGCAGCAGCTTGTCTCTATCTTTCTTGCAG ACAATTGAAACTGAGCTATCTTCTCTTTGATTTCTCTGAAGACTTGCAGATAAATAT ATATGTACTTGGAGCTATGTTTTTTCAACTTTGTAAAACTTTGAAACTCTTGGAGCACCCAATTGTCCAGAAAATAGTAGATCCAAGTCTTTTTATCCATCGATTCACAAAGC GACTTTTAGGCAAAAACAATGATACAGTTTCTGAAATGGCTCTTCGTTTGGTTGCAATGATTGGGAGAAATTGGATTCAG ACAGTGAGGAAACCTAACGGATTTTGCGGTGCAGCATTATACATATCTGTACATTCTCATGGACTTAATTACTCCAAATCAGATATT GTTTCTGCTGTACGCATTTGTGAAGCAACTTTGAATAGATGGCTAATAGAGTTTGAAAATACAGGGATTTGTCGCTTAATT AATAAGGGAAGCTGTGATGTTAATATGACTCCATATGTTGGCTATGTTGAAGGAAAAGTATCAAAGGAACCTGGAAGTACTG attttgcAGGGCATGAGTCGATTGACCCATTAACTTTTAGTGAACAACATGGTTTtgcagactcagaagatgatgagagttatcatttttctttttctgacATTGATGATGATGAG GAAAGGAAACAAAGACTTGTTGATGAAGCTAAAGATATGACTCATGCACAGATTCCTCTTGATGCAACATGTCAGATACTTAAGAGAAAG AATGAACAAGACACTGCAAAGAAACAAAAAGTTGAATCAGATGTTGGTGATCCTCATGAAACTCTCAACAAGGATGATCATGTAGATGATCTAGATAACAAGGATGGTGATGAGCCTCGAGCATCTGAGAATGATAATTATGATGGTTGTTATGCTGATGACAAGGGAGATAGAGATGAAGACTTCGATTGtgaagacgaagacgaagacTATGACTATGGAGATGAAGACTATGACTATGGTTACGAGGATGATTTTTGA
- the LOC122020264 gene encoding transcription factor IIIB 90 kDa subunit-like isoform X8, with product MTMGWCSNCEECPIYRDPDYRYVCCTLCGRILDQKIYYSRLTFAKDSSGQNRRETGNIIKILKYEFSASYLRTLKKGRDAITYIVNAMHINGDTIIDNAHAFYEMVLDEKFTKGRKISHVAAACLYLSCRQLKLSYLLFDFSEDLQINIYVLGAMFFQLCKTLKLLEHPIVQKIVDPSLFIHRFTKRLLGKNNDTVSEMALRLVAMIGRNWIQTVRKPNGFCGAALYISVHSHGLNYSKSDINKGSCDVNMTPYVGYVEGKVSKEPGSTDSEDDESYHFSFSDIDDDEERKQRLVDEAKDMTHAQIPLDATCQILKRKTFSSKINYEALETLFANEQDTAKKQKVESDVGDPHETLNKDDHVDDLDNKDGDEPRASENDNYDGCYADDKGDRDEDFDCEDEDEDYDYGDEDYDYGYEDDF from the exons ATGACAATGGGTTGGTGTAGTAATTGCGAGGAATGCCCCATCTATAGGGATCCTGACTACAGATATGT GTGCTGTACCTTATGTGGAAGGATTCTTGATCAAAAGATTTACTACAGCCGTCTCACTTTTGCAAAGGATAGCAGTGGCCAG aATCGTCGAGAGACTGGTAATATCATAAAGATCTTGAAATATGAATTCTCTGCATCATATTTAAGAACTCTAAAGAAAG GAAGAGATGCGATTACCTATATTGTAAATGCCATGCACATTAATGGAGACACTATAATCGACAATGCTCATGCTTTCTATGAG ATGGTTCTTGATGAAAAATTCACCAAGGGGCGCAAGATATCTCATGTTGCAGCAGCTTGTCTCTATCTTTCTTGCAG ACAATTGAAACTGAGCTATCTTCTCTTTGATTTCTCTGAAGACTTGCAGATAAATAT ATATGTACTTGGAGCTATGTTTTTTCAACTTTGTAAAACTTTGAAACTCTTGGAGCACCCAATTGTCCAGAAAATAGTAGATCCAAGTCTTTTTATCCATCGATTCACAAAGC GACTTTTAGGCAAAAACAATGATACAGTTTCTGAAATGGCTCTTCGTTTGGTTGCAATGATTGGGAGAAATTGGATTCAG ACAGTGAGGAAACCTAACGGATTTTGCGGTGCAGCATTATACATATCTGTACATTCTCATGGACTTAATTACTCCAAATCAGATATT AATAAGGGAAGCTGTGATGTTAATATGACTCCATATGTTGGCTATGTTGAAGGAAAAGTATCAAAGGAACCTGGAAGTACTG actcagaagatgatgagagttatcatttttctttttctgacATTGATGATGATGAG GAAAGGAAACAAAGACTTGTTGATGAAGCTAAAGATATGACTCATGCACAGATTCCTCTTGATGCAACATGTCAGATACTTAAGAGAAAG ACTTTCAGCTCAAAAATCAATTACGAAGCTCTGGAAACTCTGTTCGCT AATGAACAAGACACTGCAAAGAAACAAAAAGTTGAATCAGATGTTGGTGATCCTCATGAAACTCTCAACAAGGATGATCATGTAGATGATCTAGATAACAAGGATGGTGATGAGCCTCGAGCATCTGAGAATGATAATTATGATGGTTGTTATGCTGATGACAAGGGAGATAGAGATGAAGACTTCGATTGtgaagacgaagacgaagacTATGACTATGGAGATGAAGACTATGACTATGGTTACGAGGATGATTTTTGA
- the LOC122020264 gene encoding transcription factor IIIB 90 kDa subunit-like isoform X5, whose protein sequence is MTMGWCSNCEECPIYRDPDYRYVCCTLCGRILDQKIYYSRLTFAKDSSGQNRRETGNIIKILKYEFSASYLRTLKKGRDAITYIVNAMHINGDTIIDNAHAFYEMVLDEKFTKGRKISHVAAACLYLSCRQLKLSYLLFDFSEDLQINIYVLGAMFFQLCKTLKLLEHPIVQKIVDPSLFIHRFTKRLLGKNNDTVSEMALRLVAMIGRNWIQTVRKPNGFCGAALYISVHSHGLNYSKSDINKGSCDVNMTPYVGYVEGKVSKEPGSTDFAGHESIDPLTFSEQHGFADSEDDESYHFSFSDIDDDEERKQRLVDEAKDMTHAQIPLDATCQILKRKTFSSKINYEALETLFANEQDTAKKQKVESDVGDPHETLNKDDHVDDLDNKDGDEPRASENDNYDGCYADDKGDRDEDFDCEDEDEDYDYGDEDYDYGYEDDF, encoded by the exons ATGACAATGGGTTGGTGTAGTAATTGCGAGGAATGCCCCATCTATAGGGATCCTGACTACAGATATGT GTGCTGTACCTTATGTGGAAGGATTCTTGATCAAAAGATTTACTACAGCCGTCTCACTTTTGCAAAGGATAGCAGTGGCCAG aATCGTCGAGAGACTGGTAATATCATAAAGATCTTGAAATATGAATTCTCTGCATCATATTTAAGAACTCTAAAGAAAG GAAGAGATGCGATTACCTATATTGTAAATGCCATGCACATTAATGGAGACACTATAATCGACAATGCTCATGCTTTCTATGAG ATGGTTCTTGATGAAAAATTCACCAAGGGGCGCAAGATATCTCATGTTGCAGCAGCTTGTCTCTATCTTTCTTGCAG ACAATTGAAACTGAGCTATCTTCTCTTTGATTTCTCTGAAGACTTGCAGATAAATAT ATATGTACTTGGAGCTATGTTTTTTCAACTTTGTAAAACTTTGAAACTCTTGGAGCACCCAATTGTCCAGAAAATAGTAGATCCAAGTCTTTTTATCCATCGATTCACAAAGC GACTTTTAGGCAAAAACAATGATACAGTTTCTGAAATGGCTCTTCGTTTGGTTGCAATGATTGGGAGAAATTGGATTCAG ACAGTGAGGAAACCTAACGGATTTTGCGGTGCAGCATTATACATATCTGTACATTCTCATGGACTTAATTACTCCAAATCAGATATT AATAAGGGAAGCTGTGATGTTAATATGACTCCATATGTTGGCTATGTTGAAGGAAAAGTATCAAAGGAACCTGGAAGTACTG attttgcAGGGCATGAGTCGATTGACCCATTAACTTTTAGTGAACAACATGGTTTtgcagactcagaagatgatgagagttatcatttttctttttctgacATTGATGATGATGAG GAAAGGAAACAAAGACTTGTTGATGAAGCTAAAGATATGACTCATGCACAGATTCCTCTTGATGCAACATGTCAGATACTTAAGAGAAAG ACTTTCAGCTCAAAAATCAATTACGAAGCTCTGGAAACTCTGTTCGCT AATGAACAAGACACTGCAAAGAAACAAAAAGTTGAATCAGATGTTGGTGATCCTCATGAAACTCTCAACAAGGATGATCATGTAGATGATCTAGATAACAAGGATGGTGATGAGCCTCGAGCATCTGAGAATGATAATTATGATGGTTGTTATGCTGATGACAAGGGAGATAGAGATGAAGACTTCGATTGtgaagacgaagacgaagacTATGACTATGGAGATGAAGACTATGACTATGGTTACGAGGATGATTTTTGA
- the LOC122020264 gene encoding transcription factor IIIB 90 kDa subunit-like isoform X1, protein MTMGWCSNCEECPIYRDPDYRYVCCTLCGRILDQKIYYSRLTFAKDSSGQNRRETGNIIKILKYEFSASYLRTLKKGRDAITYIVNAMHINGDTIIDNAHAFYEMVLDEKFTKGRKISHVAAACLYLSCRQLKLSYLLFDFSEDLQINIYVLGAMFFQLCKTLKLLEHPIVQKIVDPSLFIHRFTKRLLGKNNDTVSEMALRLVAMIGRNWIQTVRKPNGFCGAALYISVHSHGLNYSKSDIVSAVRICEATLNRWLIEFENTGICRLINKGSCDVNMTPYVGYVEGKVSKEPGSTDFAGHESIDPLTFSEQHGFADSEDDESYHFSFSDIDDDEERKQRLVDEAKDMTHAQIPLDATCQILKRKTFSSKINYEALETLFANEQDTAKKQKVESDVGDPHETLNKDDHVDDLDNKDGDEPRASENDNYDGCYADDKGDRDEDFDCEDEDEDYDYGDEDYDYGYEDDF, encoded by the exons ATGACAATGGGTTGGTGTAGTAATTGCGAGGAATGCCCCATCTATAGGGATCCTGACTACAGATATGT GTGCTGTACCTTATGTGGAAGGATTCTTGATCAAAAGATTTACTACAGCCGTCTCACTTTTGCAAAGGATAGCAGTGGCCAG aATCGTCGAGAGACTGGTAATATCATAAAGATCTTGAAATATGAATTCTCTGCATCATATTTAAGAACTCTAAAGAAAG GAAGAGATGCGATTACCTATATTGTAAATGCCATGCACATTAATGGAGACACTATAATCGACAATGCTCATGCTTTCTATGAG ATGGTTCTTGATGAAAAATTCACCAAGGGGCGCAAGATATCTCATGTTGCAGCAGCTTGTCTCTATCTTTCTTGCAG ACAATTGAAACTGAGCTATCTTCTCTTTGATTTCTCTGAAGACTTGCAGATAAATAT ATATGTACTTGGAGCTATGTTTTTTCAACTTTGTAAAACTTTGAAACTCTTGGAGCACCCAATTGTCCAGAAAATAGTAGATCCAAGTCTTTTTATCCATCGATTCACAAAGC GACTTTTAGGCAAAAACAATGATACAGTTTCTGAAATGGCTCTTCGTTTGGTTGCAATGATTGGGAGAAATTGGATTCAG ACAGTGAGGAAACCTAACGGATTTTGCGGTGCAGCATTATACATATCTGTACATTCTCATGGACTTAATTACTCCAAATCAGATATT GTTTCTGCTGTACGCATTTGTGAAGCAACTTTGAATAGATGGCTAATAGAGTTTGAAAATACAGGGATTTGTCGCTTAATT AATAAGGGAAGCTGTGATGTTAATATGACTCCATATGTTGGCTATGTTGAAGGAAAAGTATCAAAGGAACCTGGAAGTACTG attttgcAGGGCATGAGTCGATTGACCCATTAACTTTTAGTGAACAACATGGTTTtgcagactcagaagatgatgagagttatcatttttctttttctgacATTGATGATGATGAG GAAAGGAAACAAAGACTTGTTGATGAAGCTAAAGATATGACTCATGCACAGATTCCTCTTGATGCAACATGTCAGATACTTAAGAGAAAG ACTTTCAGCTCAAAAATCAATTACGAAGCTCTGGAAACTCTGTTCGCT AATGAACAAGACACTGCAAAGAAACAAAAAGTTGAATCAGATGTTGGTGATCCTCATGAAACTCTCAACAAGGATGATCATGTAGATGATCTAGATAACAAGGATGGTGATGAGCCTCGAGCATCTGAGAATGATAATTATGATGGTTGTTATGCTGATGACAAGGGAGATAGAGATGAAGACTTCGATTGtgaagacgaagacgaagacTATGACTATGGAGATGAAGACTATGACTATGGTTACGAGGATGATTTTTGA
- the LOC122020264 gene encoding transcription factor IIIB 90 kDa subunit-like isoform X6: MTMGWCSNCEECPIYRDPDYRYVCCTLCGRILDQKIYYSRLTFAKDSSGQNRRETGNIIKILKYEFSASYLRTLKKGRDAITYIVNAMHINGDTIIDNAHAFYEMVLDEKFTKGRKISHVAAACLYLSCRQLKLSYLLFDFSEDLQINIYVLGAMFFQLCKTLKLLEHPIVQKIVDPSLFIHRFTKRLLGKNNDTVSEMALRLVAMIGRNWIQTVRKPNGFCGAALYISVHSHGLNYSKSDINKGSCDVNMTPYVGYVEGKVSKEPGSTGHESIDPLTFSEQHGFADSEDDESYHFSFSDIDDDEERKQRLVDEAKDMTHAQIPLDATCQILKRKTFSSKINYEALETLFANEQDTAKKQKVESDVGDPHETLNKDDHVDDLDNKDGDEPRASENDNYDGCYADDKGDRDEDFDCEDEDEDYDYGDEDYDYGYEDDF, translated from the exons ATGACAATGGGTTGGTGTAGTAATTGCGAGGAATGCCCCATCTATAGGGATCCTGACTACAGATATGT GTGCTGTACCTTATGTGGAAGGATTCTTGATCAAAAGATTTACTACAGCCGTCTCACTTTTGCAAAGGATAGCAGTGGCCAG aATCGTCGAGAGACTGGTAATATCATAAAGATCTTGAAATATGAATTCTCTGCATCATATTTAAGAACTCTAAAGAAAG GAAGAGATGCGATTACCTATATTGTAAATGCCATGCACATTAATGGAGACACTATAATCGACAATGCTCATGCTTTCTATGAG ATGGTTCTTGATGAAAAATTCACCAAGGGGCGCAAGATATCTCATGTTGCAGCAGCTTGTCTCTATCTTTCTTGCAG ACAATTGAAACTGAGCTATCTTCTCTTTGATTTCTCTGAAGACTTGCAGATAAATAT ATATGTACTTGGAGCTATGTTTTTTCAACTTTGTAAAACTTTGAAACTCTTGGAGCACCCAATTGTCCAGAAAATAGTAGATCCAAGTCTTTTTATCCATCGATTCACAAAGC GACTTTTAGGCAAAAACAATGATACAGTTTCTGAAATGGCTCTTCGTTTGGTTGCAATGATTGGGAGAAATTGGATTCAG ACAGTGAGGAAACCTAACGGATTTTGCGGTGCAGCATTATACATATCTGTACATTCTCATGGACTTAATTACTCCAAATCAGATATT AATAAGGGAAGCTGTGATGTTAATATGACTCCATATGTTGGCTATGTTGAAGGAAAAGTATCAAAGGAACCTGGAAGTACTG GGCATGAGTCGATTGACCCATTAACTTTTAGTGAACAACATGGTTTtgcagactcagaagatgatgagagttatcatttttctttttctgacATTGATGATGATGAG GAAAGGAAACAAAGACTTGTTGATGAAGCTAAAGATATGACTCATGCACAGATTCCTCTTGATGCAACATGTCAGATACTTAAGAGAAAG ACTTTCAGCTCAAAAATCAATTACGAAGCTCTGGAAACTCTGTTCGCT AATGAACAAGACACTGCAAAGAAACAAAAAGTTGAATCAGATGTTGGTGATCCTCATGAAACTCTCAACAAGGATGATCATGTAGATGATCTAGATAACAAGGATGGTGATGAGCCTCGAGCATCTGAGAATGATAATTATGATGGTTGTTATGCTGATGACAAGGGAGATAGAGATGAAGACTTCGATTGtgaagacgaagacgaagacTATGACTATGGAGATGAAGACTATGACTATGGTTACGAGGATGATTTTTGA
- the LOC122020264 gene encoding transcription factor IIIB 90 kDa subunit-like isoform X4, whose translation MTMGWCSNCEECPIYRDPDYRYVCCTLCGRILDQKIYYSRLTFAKDSSGQNRRETGNIIKILKYEFSASYLRTLKKGRDAITYIVNAMHINGDTIIDNAHAFYEMVLDEKFTKGRKISHVAAACLYLSCRQLKLSYLLFDFSEDLQINIYVLGAMFFQLCKTLKLLEHPIVQKIVDPSLFIHRFTKRLLGKNNDTVSEMALRLVAMIGRNWIQTVRKPNGFCGAALYISVHSHGLNYSKSDIVSAVRICEATLNRWLIEFENTGICRLINKGSCDVNMTPYVGYVEGKVSKEPGSTDSEDDESYHFSFSDIDDDEERKQRLVDEAKDMTHAQIPLDATCQILKRKTFSSKINYEALETLFANEQDTAKKQKVESDVGDPHETLNKDDHVDDLDNKDGDEPRASENDNYDGCYADDKGDRDEDFDCEDEDEDYDYGDEDYDYGYEDDF comes from the exons ATGACAATGGGTTGGTGTAGTAATTGCGAGGAATGCCCCATCTATAGGGATCCTGACTACAGATATGT GTGCTGTACCTTATGTGGAAGGATTCTTGATCAAAAGATTTACTACAGCCGTCTCACTTTTGCAAAGGATAGCAGTGGCCAG aATCGTCGAGAGACTGGTAATATCATAAAGATCTTGAAATATGAATTCTCTGCATCATATTTAAGAACTCTAAAGAAAG GAAGAGATGCGATTACCTATATTGTAAATGCCATGCACATTAATGGAGACACTATAATCGACAATGCTCATGCTTTCTATGAG ATGGTTCTTGATGAAAAATTCACCAAGGGGCGCAAGATATCTCATGTTGCAGCAGCTTGTCTCTATCTTTCTTGCAG ACAATTGAAACTGAGCTATCTTCTCTTTGATTTCTCTGAAGACTTGCAGATAAATAT ATATGTACTTGGAGCTATGTTTTTTCAACTTTGTAAAACTTTGAAACTCTTGGAGCACCCAATTGTCCAGAAAATAGTAGATCCAAGTCTTTTTATCCATCGATTCACAAAGC GACTTTTAGGCAAAAACAATGATACAGTTTCTGAAATGGCTCTTCGTTTGGTTGCAATGATTGGGAGAAATTGGATTCAG ACAGTGAGGAAACCTAACGGATTTTGCGGTGCAGCATTATACATATCTGTACATTCTCATGGACTTAATTACTCCAAATCAGATATT GTTTCTGCTGTACGCATTTGTGAAGCAACTTTGAATAGATGGCTAATAGAGTTTGAAAATACAGGGATTTGTCGCTTAATT AATAAGGGAAGCTGTGATGTTAATATGACTCCATATGTTGGCTATGTTGAAGGAAAAGTATCAAAGGAACCTGGAAGTACTG actcagaagatgatgagagttatcatttttctttttctgacATTGATGATGATGAG GAAAGGAAACAAAGACTTGTTGATGAAGCTAAAGATATGACTCATGCACAGATTCCTCTTGATGCAACATGTCAGATACTTAAGAGAAAG ACTTTCAGCTCAAAAATCAATTACGAAGCTCTGGAAACTCTGTTCGCT AATGAACAAGACACTGCAAAGAAACAAAAAGTTGAATCAGATGTTGGTGATCCTCATGAAACTCTCAACAAGGATGATCATGTAGATGATCTAGATAACAAGGATGGTGATGAGCCTCGAGCATCTGAGAATGATAATTATGATGGTTGTTATGCTGATGACAAGGGAGATAGAGATGAAGACTTCGATTGtgaagacgaagacgaagacTATGACTATGGAGATGAAGACTATGACTATGGTTACGAGGATGATTTTTGA
- the LOC122020264 gene encoding transcription factor IIIB 90 kDa subunit-like isoform X7: protein MTMGWCSNCEECPIYRDPDYRYVCCTLCGRILDQKIYYSRLTFAKDSSGQNRRETGNIIKILKYEFSASYLRTLKKGRDAITYIVNAMHINGDTIIDNAHAFYEMVLDEKFTKGRKISHVAAACLYLSCRQLKLSYLLFDFSEDLQINIYVLGAMFFQLCKTLKLLEHPIVQKIVDPSLFIHRFTKPLYISVHSHGLNYSKSDIVSAVRICEATLNRWLIEFENTGICRLINKGSCDVNMTPYVGYVEGKVSKEPGSTDFAGHESIDPLTFSEQHGFADSEDDESYHFSFSDIDDDEERKQRLVDEAKDMTHAQIPLDATCQILKRKTFSSKINYEALETLFANEQDTAKKQKVESDVGDPHETLNKDDHVDDLDNKDGDEPRASENDNYDGCYADDKGDRDEDFDCEDEDEDYDYGDEDYDYGYEDDF, encoded by the exons ATGACAATGGGTTGGTGTAGTAATTGCGAGGAATGCCCCATCTATAGGGATCCTGACTACAGATATGT GTGCTGTACCTTATGTGGAAGGATTCTTGATCAAAAGATTTACTACAGCCGTCTCACTTTTGCAAAGGATAGCAGTGGCCAG aATCGTCGAGAGACTGGTAATATCATAAAGATCTTGAAATATGAATTCTCTGCATCATATTTAAGAACTCTAAAGAAAG GAAGAGATGCGATTACCTATATTGTAAATGCCATGCACATTAATGGAGACACTATAATCGACAATGCTCATGCTTTCTATGAG ATGGTTCTTGATGAAAAATTCACCAAGGGGCGCAAGATATCTCATGTTGCAGCAGCTTGTCTCTATCTTTCTTGCAG ACAATTGAAACTGAGCTATCTTCTCTTTGATTTCTCTGAAGACTTGCAGATAAATAT ATATGTACTTGGAGCTATGTTTTTTCAACTTTGTAAAACTTTGAAACTCTTGGAGCACCCAATTGTCCAGAAAATAGTAGATCCAAGTCTTTTTATCCATCGATTCACAAAGC CATTATACATATCTGTACATTCTCATGGACTTAATTACTCCAAATCAGATATT GTTTCTGCTGTACGCATTTGTGAAGCAACTTTGAATAGATGGCTAATAGAGTTTGAAAATACAGGGATTTGTCGCTTAATT AATAAGGGAAGCTGTGATGTTAATATGACTCCATATGTTGGCTATGTTGAAGGAAAAGTATCAAAGGAACCTGGAAGTACTG attttgcAGGGCATGAGTCGATTGACCCATTAACTTTTAGTGAACAACATGGTTTtgcagactcagaagatgatgagagttatcatttttctttttctgacATTGATGATGATGAG GAAAGGAAACAAAGACTTGTTGATGAAGCTAAAGATATGACTCATGCACAGATTCCTCTTGATGCAACATGTCAGATACTTAAGAGAAAG ACTTTCAGCTCAAAAATCAATTACGAAGCTCTGGAAACTCTGTTCGCT AATGAACAAGACACTGCAAAGAAACAAAAAGTTGAATCAGATGTTGGTGATCCTCATGAAACTCTCAACAAGGATGATCATGTAGATGATCTAGATAACAAGGATGGTGATGAGCCTCGAGCATCTGAGAATGATAATTATGATGGTTGTTATGCTGATGACAAGGGAGATAGAGATGAAGACTTCGATTGtgaagacgaagacgaagacTATGACTATGGAGATGAAGACTATGACTATGGTTACGAGGATGATTTTTGA